In Burkholderia contaminans, the following proteins share a genomic window:
- a CDS encoding NUDIX hydrolase has product MKPEIWTPHVTVAALVEHAGRFLMIEEETSSGLRINQPAGHLEAGETLADAVIRETLEETAHPFTPDALVGVYLAHYDRPGTAGATYLRFTFCGAAGEPIAGHTLDDGIVRTLWMTADELRACSARHRSPAVMRCVDDYLAGRRIPLDFVHTHSVAPRPEAFERQAVNK; this is encoded by the coding sequence ATGAAACCTGAAATCTGGACCCCGCATGTGACGGTCGCCGCGCTCGTCGAGCACGCCGGCCGCTTTCTCATGATCGAGGAAGAAACCTCGTCGGGCCTGCGCATCAACCAGCCGGCAGGCCATCTCGAAGCCGGCGAAACGCTGGCCGACGCCGTGATCCGAGAAACGCTCGAGGAAACCGCGCACCCGTTCACGCCCGACGCGCTCGTCGGCGTCTACCTCGCGCACTACGACCGTCCCGGCACCGCCGGTGCAACCTACCTGCGCTTCACGTTCTGCGGCGCGGCGGGCGAGCCGATCGCGGGCCACACGCTCGACGACGGCATCGTCCGCACGCTGTGGATGACCGCCGACGAACTGCGCGCCTGCAGCGCGCGCCATCGCTCGCCCGCGGTGATGCGCTGCGTCGACGATTACCTCGCCGGGCGGCGCATTCCGCTCGATTTCGTGCACACGCATTCGGTCGCACCGCGCCCCGAAGCATTCGAACGTCAGGCGGTCAACAAATGA